One stretch of Deinococcus aquaedulcis DNA includes these proteins:
- a CDS encoding DUF4384 domain-containing protein — protein MKKLALPVLLTASLLGALSAPAAAAPQLSAQSIIVNPVPTTLQARVWVDRDRSGNAVPNYRVGDRITLYATVNENAYVYLFNINPDGTVDQILPNRFSGSTYLRAGQTRAFPSSRDRFTFDVAGPEGLNRVLVVASRRPLNLNELSSYAAGQDFATVKPTTTPGFAQALSIVVNPVERPIPQQDWTSDTAAYNVDY, from the coding sequence ATGAAAAAGCTTGCCCTGCCCGTCCTCCTGACCGCCTCCCTGCTGGGCGCCCTATCGGCGCCCGCCGCCGCCGCGCCGCAGCTGAGCGCCCAGAGCATCATCGTGAACCCGGTGCCCACCACCCTGCAGGCCCGGGTGTGGGTGGACCGCGACCGCAGCGGCAACGCGGTGCCGAACTACCGCGTGGGCGACCGCATCACGCTGTACGCCACGGTGAACGAGAACGCCTACGTGTACCTGTTCAACATCAACCCTGACGGCACCGTGGACCAGATTCTGCCCAACCGCTTCTCGGGCAGCACCTACCTGCGCGCCGGGCAGACCCGCGCGTTTCCCAGCAGCCGCGACCGCTTTACCTTTGACGTGGCGGGCCCCGAGGGCCTGAACCGCGTGCTGGTGGTGGCCAGCCGCCGGCCGCTGAACCTGAACGAACTCAGCTCGTACGCAGCGGGGCAGGACTTTGCCACCGTGAAACCCACCACGACCCCCGGCTTTGCCCAGGCCCTGAGCATTGTGGTGAACCCCGTGGAGAGACCTATTCCCCAGCAGGACTGGACCAGCGACACCGCCGCCTACAACGTGGATTACTGA
- a CDS encoding MerR family transcriptional regulator: MLTPAPPLMTIGAFAGASRLSPKALRLYDELGLLRPAQVDPQSGYRRYTPAQLADARLIGRLRQADMPLPAIGALLALPAGERPTALRLHLAALDAEHRQRRDLTRHLIQHLEGETPMSLSTPQTRTVPAQNVATLTRQVYVDGLSAAISQGMTTLLQTLRDQGAQPAAAPFVIYHGEVNADSDGPIEICVPYSGTLHPAGEVALRVEPAHAEAFVSLTRAQFEFPAILAAYDATCAAAQAQGTCGDLSPREVYPHDWDAAGAGDPAGEVAWPYHPHA; encoded by the coding sequence ATGCTCACCCCTGCCCCACCCCTCATGACCATCGGCGCGTTTGCCGGCGCCAGTCGCCTGAGCCCCAAGGCCCTGCGGCTGTACGACGAACTGGGCCTGCTGCGGCCCGCGCAGGTGGACCCCCAGAGTGGCTACCGCCGCTACACGCCCGCCCAGCTGGCCGACGCCCGCCTGATTGGCCGGCTGCGCCAGGCCGACATGCCCCTGCCCGCCATCGGGGCGCTGCTGGCCCTGCCGGCGGGCGAGCGCCCAACCGCCCTGCGCCTGCACCTCGCCGCGCTGGACGCCGAACACCGTCAGCGGCGCGACCTGACCCGACACCTCATTCAGCACCTCGAAGGAGAAACGCCCATGTCCCTGTCCACCCCTCAGACCCGCACCGTGCCGGCCCAGAACGTCGCCACCCTGACCCGACAGGTCTACGTGGACGGCCTGTCCGCCGCCATCTCGCAGGGCATGACCACCTTGCTGCAGACCCTGCGCGACCAGGGCGCGCAACCCGCCGCCGCGCCGTTCGTGATCTACCACGGCGAGGTGAACGCCGACAGCGACGGGCCCATTGAGATCTGTGTGCCTTACAGCGGCACGCTGCACCCGGCCGGCGAGGTGGCCCTGCGTGTAGAACCGGCTCACGCCGAGGCCTTTGTGAGCCTCACCCGCGCCCAGTTCGAGTTCCCCGCCATCCTGGCCGCCTACGACGCCACCTGCGCCGCCGCCCAGGCCCAGGGCACGTGCGGCGACCTCAGCCCCCGCGAGGTGTATCCCCACGACTGGGACGCGGCGGGCGCGGGCGACCCGGCCGGCGAGGTGGCGTGGCCCTACCACCCCCACGCATAG
- a CDS encoding carboxypeptidase M32: MTQPETWTALTRHWQELADLNGIGALLGWDRSTYLPPRAAASRARQSALLSGLRHERATSAAYGRLLDEAEALGDLSPVQTRMLAVARRNFDRSTRLPSAFVQTFSGHAGETYSTWTQARPANDFARVAPLLEKTLDLSQQMASYFPEFASPMDYFIDAADEGMTAAQVDEVFTALRQALVPMVDEAAQAQVRTDFLARHYPVPTQLALGEAIARDYGYDTAAGRQDLTAHPFMTRLGAHDVRITTRVREDDPTDALYSTLHEAGHAMYEQGVAEEFLDTPLGGGVSAGVHESQSRLWENLVGRSRAFWAGQFGRFKDAFPEQLADVTEDEMFRAVNVVRRSLIRTDADELTYNLHVITRYELERELLVGRLAVRDLPEAWHAAYETNLGLRAPSDVDGVLQDVHWYGGGIGGAFQGYTIGNVLSAQFYAAAEQATPGLDTDIARGDFSRLHAWLREHVYAPGRRYAPGELVERVTGQPMTVEPYLAYLRQKYADLRA; the protein is encoded by the coding sequence ATGACACAACCGGAGACCTGGACGGCCCTCACGCGCCACTGGCAGGAGCTAGCGGACCTGAATGGCATAGGCGCCCTGCTGGGCTGGGACCGCAGCACCTACCTGCCGCCCCGCGCGGCGGCGAGCCGCGCCCGGCAGAGCGCGCTGCTTTCGGGCCTGCGCCACGAACGCGCCACCAGCGCCGCCTATGGCCGCCTGCTGGACGAAGCGGAGGCCCTGGGCGACCTGAGCCCCGTCCAGACCCGCATGCTGGCCGTGGCGCGGCGCAACTTTGACCGGTCTACGCGGCTGCCCAGCGCGTTCGTGCAGACCTTTTCCGGCCACGCGGGCGAAACCTATTCCACCTGGACCCAGGCCCGGCCCGCCAACGATTTTGCGCGCGTGGCCCCGCTGCTCGAAAAAACCCTGGACCTCAGCCAGCAGATGGCCTCGTACTTCCCGGAATTCGCCTCGCCGATGGACTACTTCATTGACGCCGCCGACGAGGGCATGACCGCCGCGCAGGTGGACGAGGTGTTTACCGCCCTGCGCCAGGCCCTGGTGCCGATGGTGGACGAGGCCGCGCAGGCCCAGGTGCGCACCGACTTCCTGGCCCGCCACTACCCCGTGCCCACCCAGCTGGCGCTGGGCGAGGCCATTGCGCGCGATTACGGCTACGACACGGCCGCCGGGCGCCAGGACCTGACCGCCCACCCGTTCATGACCCGGCTGGGCGCCCACGACGTGCGCATCACCACCCGGGTGCGCGAGGACGACCCCACCGACGCCCTGTATTCCACCTTGCACGAAGCCGGGCACGCCATGTACGAGCAGGGCGTGGCCGAGGAATTTCTGGACACCCCGCTGGGCGGCGGCGTGAGTGCGGGCGTGCATGAAAGCCAGTCGCGGCTGTGGGAAAACCTCGTGGGCCGCTCGCGCGCCTTCTGGGCGGGGCAATTTGGCCGTTTCAAGGACGCCTTCCCCGAGCAACTGGCGGACGTGACCGAAGACGAGATGTTCCGCGCCGTGAACGTGGTGCGCCGCAGCCTGATCCGCACAGACGCCGACGAATTGACCTACAACCTGCACGTGATCACCCGCTACGAACTGGAGCGCGAACTGCTGGTCGGGCGCCTCGCGGTGCGCGACCTGCCGGAGGCGTGGCACGCAGCCTACGAAACCAACCTGGGCCTGCGGGCCCCCAGCGACGTGGACGGCGTGCTGCAGGACGTCCACTGGTACGGCGGCGGCATCGGCGGGGCCTTCCAGGGCTACACGATTGGCAATGTGCTGAGCGCGCAGTTCTACGCGGCGGCCGAGCAGGCCACGCCCGGCCTGGACACGGATATTGCGCGCGGCGATTTCTCGCGCCTGCACGCTTGGCTGCGCGAGCATGTGTACGCCCCGGGCCGGCGCTATGCCCCCGGCGAACTGGTGGAGCGTGTGACCGGCCAGCCCATGACGGTGGAACCCTACCTCGCCTACCTGCGCCAGAAGTACGCCGATCTGCGCGCGTGA
- a CDS encoding YDG/SRA domain-containing protein — MKAAAPPVGELPGCPPGTLFEGRRALSEAGVHRPLQAGIAGTALGGAVSVVLSGGYEDDQDSGHQILYTGEGGRDPRTGAQTAHQLLTRGNLALARSHLLGQPVRVVRRVAGATYRYDGLFLVTACWHEVGRSGYRIWRFLLESEAALESEGTTAATAAPERHATTRLRRLSRHGAQVKAWHDHTCQLCGLRLLTPAGPYAEAAHIRPLGQPHGGPDTPENLLCLCPNCHVQFDLGGVGVAPDLTLLGRPGALRQARAHHVDPAQLAYHRTHIYSEEPGPMA; from the coding sequence GTGAAGGCGGCGGCCCCGCCGGTGGGCGAGCTCCCCGGCTGCCCACCCGGCACCCTCTTTGAAGGGCGGCGGGCGCTGAGCGAGGCGGGCGTGCACCGCCCCCTGCAAGCGGGCATCGCGGGCACGGCCCTGGGCGGCGCGGTGTCGGTGGTGCTCTCGGGCGGGTACGAGGACGACCAGGACAGCGGCCACCAGATTCTGTACACCGGCGAGGGCGGGCGCGACCCCCGGACCGGGGCCCAGACCGCCCACCAGCTGCTCACACGCGGCAACCTCGCCCTGGCGCGCAGCCACCTGCTGGGCCAGCCGGTGCGGGTGGTGCGGCGCGTGGCCGGGGCCACCTACCGCTACGACGGCCTGTTCCTGGTCACAGCCTGCTGGCACGAGGTGGGGCGGTCGGGCTACCGCATCTGGCGCTTTCTGCTGGAGAGTGAGGCGGCCCTGGAAAGCGAGGGGACGACAGCGGCCACGGCGGCGCCTGAACGGCACGCCACCACCCGCCTGCGCCGCCTGAGCCGTCACGGCGCCCAGGTCAAGGCATGGCACGACCACACCTGCCAGCTGTGCGGGCTGCGCCTGCTCACGCCCGCCGGCCCCTACGCCGAGGCCGCGCACATCCGGCCCTTGGGTCAGCCCCACGGGGGCCCAGACACCCCGGAGAACCTGCTGTGCCTGTGTCCCAACTGCCACGTGCAGTTTGACCTGGGCGGCGTGGGCGTGGCGCCCGACCTGACCCTCCTGGGCCGCCCCGGTGCCCTGCGGCAGGCCCGCGCCCACCACGTGGACCCCGCCCAGCTGGCCTACCACCGCACCCACATTTACAGCGAGGAGCCTGGGCCGATGGCTTGA
- a CDS encoding glycerophosphodiester phosphodiesterase family protein: MRTLLIGVTALLSLASSVHAATLVGYAHLPADTFAAGPASGAYSGAGLRGQARFPSQPVQGFSGVQFGKNGGYLFLSDNGFGSKANSADYLLRLYTLNLNAKTAPTGQDKVEVGTFVSLRDPDRKVPWVIVNEASPERLLTGADFDVEGFVVAPDGTLWVGDEFGPYLLHFSADGRLLEAPIATPNLPGLPTLRGQAPIVIGHRGSSGTRPEHTLEAYRVAIEAGADFVEPDLVVTKDGVLIARHEPVIAVVDASGKVLEATADVASRPEFASRLTTKKVDGVEVRGYFAEDFTLAELKTLKAVERLPALRGKAYDGQFQIPTLAEVIALVRDVEAKTGRKIGIYPETKHPTYFQQMGMNTSQLLIDTLKKEGFTDPARVFIQSFETANLKALKTDIMPKAGVNLPLVQLVSSPDEAPYDWAAKGDTRKYDALASDAGLKEIASYASGVGAYKRWIITDKGQTTDFVTRAHAAGLLVHPWTFRNEATYLLPGYANDPEAEMRQALLAGVDGFFTDFPATGARVVGQYTAPEVRSPQNPAFALGGSSAAANVGGSGGFEGLSLSPDGKTMYALLEKTVTGDLPGQLRLHAYDLAGKKWTLAGRYALDDAAHAIGDLTPVNASQALVLERDNASGAAARTKRVYLVSLNEKNADGTLKKTLVADLMNVKDPQGLAPSTQGGVFTFPYVTIENLLVLDANTILVANDNNYPGTGGRGADTKDATEFLWLKLDAPLTLAPGVGRR; the protein is encoded by the coding sequence GTGAGAACACTCCTGATTGGTGTCACGGCCCTGCTGAGCCTCGCTTCATCTGTTCATGCCGCCACGCTGGTGGGCTACGCACACCTGCCCGCCGACACCTTCGCGGCCGGGCCCGCCAGTGGGGCCTACAGCGGCGCGGGGCTGCGCGGTCAGGCGCGCTTCCCGTCGCAGCCGGTACAGGGGTTTTCGGGGGTGCAGTTCGGCAAGAACGGGGGCTACCTGTTCCTCAGCGACAACGGCTTTGGCAGCAAGGCCAACAGCGCCGACTACCTGCTGCGCCTGTACACCCTGAACCTGAACGCCAAAACGGCCCCCACCGGCCAGGACAAGGTGGAGGTGGGCACCTTTGTCAGCCTGCGCGACCCGGACCGCAAGGTGCCCTGGGTGATCGTGAACGAGGCCAGCCCCGAGCGCCTGCTGACCGGCGCGGACTTTGACGTGGAAGGCTTTGTGGTGGCCCCCGACGGCACGCTGTGGGTGGGCGACGAGTTTGGGCCCTACCTGCTGCACTTCAGCGCCGACGGCCGCCTGCTGGAGGCCCCCATCGCCACGCCCAACCTGCCGGGCCTGCCCACCCTGCGCGGTCAGGCGCCCATTGTGATCGGGCACCGGGGCAGCAGTGGCACTCGCCCCGAGCACACCCTGGAAGCCTACCGGGTGGCCATTGAAGCGGGCGCCGACTTCGTGGAGCCGGACCTGGTGGTGACCAAAGACGGCGTGCTGATTGCCCGCCACGAGCCCGTGATCGCCGTGGTGGACGCCAGCGGCAAGGTGCTGGAAGCCACCGCCGACGTGGCTTCGCGCCCCGAATTCGCCTCGCGCCTGACCACCAAGAAGGTGGACGGTGTGGAGGTGCGCGGCTACTTCGCCGAGGACTTCACCCTGGCGGAACTCAAGACCCTGAAGGCCGTGGAGCGCCTGCCCGCGCTGCGCGGCAAGGCCTACGACGGCCAGTTCCAGATTCCTACGCTGGCGGAAGTGATTGCGCTGGTGAGGGACGTGGAAGCGAAAACCGGGCGCAAGATCGGCATCTACCCCGAGACCAAGCACCCCACCTACTTTCAGCAGATGGGCATGAACACCTCGCAGCTCTTGATCGACACGCTGAAAAAGGAAGGCTTTACCGACCCGGCGCGCGTGTTCATCCAGTCCTTCGAGACCGCCAACCTGAAGGCCCTGAAAACCGACATCATGCCGAAGGCTGGGGTGAACCTCCCACTGGTGCAGCTGGTCAGCAGCCCCGATGAGGCGCCTTACGACTGGGCGGCGAAGGGCGACACGCGCAAGTACGACGCCCTGGCCAGCGACGCCGGCCTGAAAGAGATCGCCAGCTACGCCAGTGGCGTGGGGGCCTACAAGCGCTGGATCATCACCGACAAGGGGCAGACCACCGATTTCGTGACCCGCGCCCACGCGGCGGGCCTGCTGGTGCACCCCTGGACGTTCCGCAACGAGGCCACGTACCTGCTCCCCGGCTACGCCAATGACCCCGAAGCCGAGATGCGTCAGGCCCTGCTGGCCGGTGTGGACGGCTTTTTCACGGATTTCCCTGCCACCGGCGCCCGCGTGGTGGGCCAGTACACCGCCCCCGAGGTACGCAGCCCCCAGAACCCGGCCTTTGCGCTGGGGGGCAGCAGTGCGGCGGCCAACGTGGGCGGCAGCGGCGGCTTCGAGGGCCTGAGCCTGAGCCCCGACGGCAAGACCATGTACGCCCTGCTGGAAAAGACCGTCACGGGTGACCTGCCCGGCCAGCTGCGCTTGCACGCCTACGACCTGGCGGGCAAAAAGTGGACCCTGGCGGGCCGCTATGCCCTGGACGACGCCGCCCACGCCATTGGCGACCTGACCCCGGTGAATGCTTCGCAGGCCCTGGTGCTGGAGCGCGACAACGCCAGCGGCGCGGCGGCCAGGACCAAGCGCGTGTACCTCGTCAGCCTGAACGAGAAGAACGCCGACGGCACCCTGAAAAAGACCCTGGTGGCCGACCTGATGAATGTCAAAGACCCCCAGGGCCTGGCCCCCAGCACCCAGGGCGGCGTGTTCACGTTCCCCTACGTGACCATTGAAAACCTGCTGGTGCTGGACGCAAACACCATTCTGGTCGCCAACGACAACAACTACCCGGGCACCGGCGGGCGCGGCGCCGATACCAAGGACGCCACCGAGTTCCTGTGGCTGAAGCTGGATGCGCCTTTGACCCTGGCGCCCGGTGTGGGCCGCCGGTAA
- a CDS encoding S9 family peptidase, with translation MPTPLPLEELAALPTILGLVVSPDGEQVAFYADWTGRFELYTLHLGTREQRQHTNGELPRTPRTVPVWGADSARLFFARDEGGDERTALFELPLEGGAVRPLFHAPGSMDYPVQAHPNGAHLLVNSTRGGQLNVWRYDLRAEGEAAWTPLTQLPNTTQAVAYSPDGTRISLNTNESPNLRNLDAYVLDEGAASPRRVWQVREGSRDSAGHWHPQGEQLAVSSDADGHSRAGILRLGSGEVRWLTPADGQTEETPGHFSPDGQWLLVTRSEHSAALPVLYATAGGEARTLHLPPGLTVGGQFALGGRALLLRHTTTTTRPDTLLYDLETDTFEVLMAAGHGTLDPAHFTPGQYIHYPTTDGLEVPAILYTPQGLSPEARHPALICAHGGPTAQFFRAFNAELQYLASLGYTILCPNVRGSTGYGVAWRDANLKDWGGRDLADIAAGAQYLRGLPHVDPARIGLFGVSYGGYLSYLAPVKYPDLFKVSVPIVGITDLHQLHADNSRDMPQLGYYFRTMMGDPVEDAELWRDRSAVTHAHALKAHLFMMHGANDPRCPVNQARGFRDALLATGKQEGQDFEYIEFADQGHGTADIEGKTRSYRLLADYLGRRL, from the coding sequence ATGCCCACCCCCCTGCCGCTGGAGGAACTTGCCGCCCTGCCCACCATCCTTGGCCTGGTCGTGTCCCCTGACGGCGAGCAGGTGGCCTTTTACGCCGACTGGACGGGCCGCTTTGAGCTGTATACCCTGCATCTGGGCACCCGCGAGCAGCGCCAGCACACCAACGGCGAGCTGCCGCGCACACCACGCACCGTGCCGGTCTGGGGCGCCGACAGCGCCCGCCTGTTTTTTGCCCGTGACGAGGGCGGCGATGAGCGCACCGCCCTGTTTGAGCTCCCTCTGGAGGGCGGCGCCGTCCGCCCGCTGTTCCACGCGCCGGGCAGCATGGATTACCCCGTTCAGGCGCACCCGAACGGCGCGCACCTGCTGGTCAACTCCACGCGGGGTGGGCAGCTGAACGTGTGGCGCTATGACCTGCGGGCAGAGGGCGAGGCCGCCTGGACCCCCCTGACCCAGCTCCCCAACACCACGCAGGCCGTGGCCTACAGCCCGGACGGCACCCGGATCAGCCTGAACACCAACGAGAGCCCCAACCTGCGGAACCTGGACGCCTATGTGCTGGACGAGGGTGCGGCCAGCCCGCGACGGGTGTGGCAGGTACGCGAGGGCAGCCGCGACAGCGCCGGGCACTGGCACCCACAGGGTGAGCAGCTGGCCGTGAGCAGCGACGCCGACGGCCACAGCCGCGCCGGCATTCTGAGGCTGGGCAGCGGTGAGGTGCGGTGGCTGACCCCGGCCGATGGTCAGACAGAGGAAACGCCCGGGCATTTCTCGCCAGACGGCCAGTGGTTACTGGTCACCCGCAGCGAACACAGTGCCGCGCTGCCCGTGCTGTACGCCACGGCAGGTGGAGAGGCGCGCACCTTGCACCTGCCGCCCGGCCTGACGGTGGGCGGCCAGTTTGCCCTGGGGGGCCGGGCGCTGCTGCTGCGCCACACCACGACGACCACCCGCCCCGATACCCTGCTGTACGACCTGGAAACCGATACCTTTGAGGTGCTGATGGCGGCCGGGCACGGCACCCTGGACCCCGCGCACTTCACGCCGGGGCAGTACATTCATTACCCCACCACGGATGGGCTGGAGGTCCCCGCCATCCTGTACACCCCCCAGGGCCTGAGCCCGGAAGCGCGCCACCCCGCACTGATCTGCGCACATGGCGGGCCCACCGCGCAGTTTTTCCGGGCCTTCAACGCCGAACTCCAGTATCTGGCCAGCCTGGGCTACACCATCCTGTGCCCCAACGTGCGCGGCAGCACCGGCTACGGCGTGGCGTGGCGCGACGCCAACCTGAAAGACTGGGGCGGGCGCGACCTGGCCGACATTGCGGCTGGGGCGCAGTACCTGCGTGGGCTGCCCCATGTGGACCCGGCGCGAATTGGGCTCTTTGGGGTCAGCTACGGCGGCTACCTGTCGTACCTGGCGCCGGTGAAGTACCCGGACCTGTTCAAGGTCAGCGTGCCCATCGTGGGCATCACCGACCTGCACCAGTTGCACGCCGACAACAGCCGCGACATGCCGCAACTGGGCTATTACTTCCGCACCATGATGGGTGACCCGGTCGAGGACGCCGAACTGTGGCGCGACCGCAGCGCGGTGACCCACGCGCACGCCCTGAAGGCCCACCTCTTCATGATGCACGGCGCCAACGACCCCCGCTGTCCGGTCAATCAGGCACGCGGTT
- a CDS encoding glycerophosphodiester phosphodiesterase, producing the protein MTPLLLGHRGAPGLAPENTLASFQAALAAGLDGVELDVRRLADGTLAVHHDAALPGGRRLAALTAADLPPQVPTLPAALAWAADTGAFVNVELKFEGPWPDDRVASTLRAVTAHGLTRRVIVSSFLPTLLRAARDLAPQIERGLLVHRAYPPPLLQAGMRWTGSAALHPEVGTVDARLLALARAQGWRVHAWTVNDPAEVKRLSALGVDGLIGDDPTALLGARG; encoded by the coding sequence ATGACCCCCCTCCTGCTGGGCCACCGGGGCGCGCCGGGGTTGGCGCCAGAGAACACGCTGGCCAGTTTTCAGGCGGCGCTGGCGGCCGGGCTGGACGGCGTGGAACTGGACGTGCGGCGATTGGCAGACGGCACGCTGGCGGTGCACCACGACGCGGCGCTCCCCGGTGGGCGGCGGCTGGCGGCGCTCACGGCGGCCGACTTGCCGCCGCAGGTGCCCACCCTGCCGGCGGCGCTGGCCTGGGCGGCCGATACGGGCGCGTTCGTGAACGTGGAACTGAAGTTTGAGGGCCCCTGGCCCGATGACCGGGTGGCCAGCACCCTGCGTGCGGTCACCGCCCACGGCCTGACGCGGCGGGTGATCGTGAGTTCCTTTCTGCCCACGCTGCTGCGGGCTGCCCGGGACTTGGCCCCGCAGATCGAGCGTGGGTTGCTAGTGCACCGCGCGTATCCGCCCCCCCTGCTGCAGGCCGGGATGCGCTGGACCGGCAGCGCGGCCCTGCACCCGGAGGTGGGCACGGTGGACGCGCGCCTGCTGGCCCTGGCCCGCGCGCAGGGCTGGCGGGTCCATGCCTGGACGGTGAACGACCCCGCCGAGGTCAAGCGGCTGAGCGCCCTGGGTGTGGACGGCCTGATCGGGGACGACCCCACCGCCCTGCTGGGCGCGCGCGGTTGA
- a CDS encoding hotdog fold thioesterase, whose translation MSYADHLGMTVQEALPELTRVSLTVGDAGLNRRGSAHNGVVFGLAEEALFIISNLGAQAVAIDTHMTFVRQARAGDALVALATPERVGRTLGIYRVEVRREADWELMALFQGTVSRKEKPAEPADQGS comes from the coding sequence ATGAGCTACGCCGACCACCTGGGCATGACCGTGCAGGAGGCTTTACCTGAATTGACCCGCGTCTCCCTCACCGTCGGAGACGCGGGCCTGAACCGGCGCGGCAGCGCGCACAACGGCGTGGTGTTTGGCCTGGCCGAGGAGGCCCTCTTTATCATCAGCAACCTGGGGGCGCAGGCGGTGGCCATAGATACCCACATGACCTTCGTGCGCCAGGCCCGCGCGGGCGACGCCCTAGTGGCGCTGGCCACCCCGGAGCGCGTGGGCCGCACCCTGGGCATCTACCGCGTAGAGGTGCGCCGCGAAGCCGACTGGGAACTGATGGCGCTGTTCCAGGGCACGGTCAGCCGGAAGGAAAAGCCAGCCGAACCGGCAGACCAGGGGTCGTAA